One stretch of Actinacidiphila sp. DG2A-62 DNA includes these proteins:
- a CDS encoding TetR/AcrR family transcriptional regulator, protein MARVGLSARRLVLAGAQLADEAGFEQVTVSALARRFDVKVASLYSHVKGTEDLRAGVAQLALEEMADRGAAALAGRSGKEALAALGDVYRDYAREHPGRYAAARFRLDLRAAAASAGVRHADMARAVLRGYDLAEPAATHAVRLLGSVFHGYVELESSGGFAHSAPDSQESWTRIVDALDALLRNWPAD, encoded by the coding sequence GTGGCGCGCGTAGGGCTGAGCGCGCGGCGGCTGGTGCTGGCCGGCGCGCAACTGGCCGATGAGGCCGGGTTCGAGCAGGTGACCGTCTCCGCGCTGGCCAGGCGGTTCGACGTGAAGGTGGCGAGCCTGTACTCGCATGTGAAGGGCACCGAGGACCTCCGGGCCGGGGTCGCGCAGCTCGCGCTGGAGGAGATGGCCGACCGGGGCGCCGCCGCGCTCGCCGGGCGGTCCGGCAAGGAAGCGCTGGCCGCCCTCGGCGACGTCTACCGCGACTACGCCCGCGAGCACCCCGGCCGCTACGCCGCCGCCCGGTTCCGCCTCGATCTCAGGGCCGCCGCCGCGAGCGCGGGCGTCCGGCACGCCGACATGGCCCGCGCGGTGCTGCGCGGCTACGACCTGGCGGAGCCTGCGGCCACCCACGCGGTGCGGCTGCTCGGCAGCGTCTTCCACGGCTACGTCGAACTCGAATCGAGCGGCGGCTTCGCTCACAGCGCCCCCGACTCCCAGGAGAGCTGGACACGCATCGTCGACGCGCTGGACGCGCTGCTGCGCAACTGGCCGGCCGACTGA
- a CDS encoding GDSL-type esterase/lipase family protein: protein MDGTNTPGTPSTAQAPGTAEAPGTAEAPGTAAAQGSAGAAGAPDGARGLTAVPLTADLLRGALDVERTEQGLLPHRLPAWARAQNTDGWLAMVESQPSGVRLALGTAATVLEVEVLPTKRVHGGAPRPDGVYELLVDGRPTARAVAPTGNVLTVDMAGTFDAVTGEPSTLRFTGLPGREKTVELWLPHNESVQLVALRADAPVRPAAESGRPVWLHHGSSISHGSDAVEPTGTWPALAASRAGVELINLGFGASAVLDPFVARTMRDTPADLISVKIGINLVNTDLMRLRAFTPAVHGFLDTIREGHPTTPLLVVSPILCPMHEDTPGPSMPDPAALAEGRLSFVAVGDPADRAMGKLTLTVVRDELSRIVAQRAADDPHLHYLDGRVLYGAADTTSFPLPDGLHPDPATHRLIGERFAAAAFGAEGAFAPGRAARAAGAAGTVVSAAS from the coding sequence ATGGACGGCACGAACACGCCGGGCACGCCGAGCACGGCGCAGGCGCCGGGCACGGCGGAGGCGCCGGGCACGGCGGAGGCGCCGGGCACGGCGGCAGCACAGGGATCGGCGGGCGCCGCGGGCGCCCCGGACGGCGCGCGCGGTCTGACCGCGGTGCCGCTGACCGCGGACCTGCTGCGCGGCGCCCTCGACGTCGAGCGCACCGAACAGGGGCTGCTGCCGCACCGGTTGCCCGCGTGGGCCCGGGCGCAGAACACCGACGGGTGGCTGGCCATGGTCGAGTCCCAGCCGTCGGGCGTACGGCTCGCGCTGGGCACCGCCGCGACCGTCCTCGAAGTGGAGGTGCTGCCCACCAAGCGCGTCCACGGCGGCGCGCCGCGGCCGGACGGCGTGTACGAACTTCTGGTCGACGGCCGGCCGACGGCGCGCGCCGTCGCACCGACCGGGAACGTCCTGACGGTCGACATGGCCGGGACCTTCGACGCCGTGACCGGGGAGCCGAGCACCCTGCGCTTCACCGGTCTGCCCGGCCGCGAGAAGACCGTGGAGCTGTGGCTGCCGCACAACGAGAGCGTCCAGCTCGTCGCGCTGCGGGCCGACGCGCCGGTGCGGCCCGCAGCGGAGTCCGGGCGCCCGGTGTGGCTGCACCACGGCAGCTCCATCAGCCACGGCTCGGACGCGGTGGAGCCGACCGGCACCTGGCCGGCGCTGGCCGCCTCGCGCGCCGGCGTGGAGCTGATCAACCTCGGGTTCGGCGCGAGCGCCGTGCTGGACCCGTTCGTGGCCCGCACCATGCGGGACACGCCCGCCGACCTGATCAGCGTCAAGATCGGCATCAACCTGGTGAACACCGACCTGATGCGGCTGCGCGCCTTCACCCCCGCCGTGCACGGCTTCCTCGACACCATCCGCGAGGGCCACCCGACCACGCCGCTGCTGGTCGTCTCGCCGATCCTGTGCCCGATGCACGAGGACACCCCCGGGCCGAGCATGCCCGACCCGGCCGCGCTCGCCGAGGGCCGGCTCAGCTTCGTCGCGGTCGGCGACCCGGCCGACCGCGCCATGGGCAAGCTCACCCTCACCGTCGTCCGCGACGAGCTGTCCCGCATCGTCGCCCAGCGCGCCGCCGACGACCCGCACCTGCACTACCTCGACGGCCGCGTGCTGTACGGCGCCGCGGACACCACGTCCTTCCCGCTGCCCGACGGCCTGCACCCCGACCCCGCCACCCACCGGCTGATCGGCGAGCGCTTCGCCGCGGCGGCCTTCGGCGCCGAGGGCGCGTTCGCGCCGGGCCGGGCCGCGCGGGCCGCCGGGGCCGCGGGGACGGTGGTGTCCGCAGCGTCCTAG
- a CDS encoding glycosyl hydrolase family 28-related protein, which produces MAAVVGVLAGGLANALAGHGSPGGAGGGRGGPGAPAVTRAALDPALVAGRGATVGFSEQEAEHAATNGTVIGPGRDAYTLPAEASGRSAVTLKPGQYVEFTLPAAANAITVRYSIPDAPAGGGLTSPLNVTVDGAGRRTMTLTSQYAWLYNLYPFSNDPTADVSHPDWWVTECGCVPQDTTPAPVFAKPFRPNHFYDEQRLLLGRTYRAGDKVRLTVPAGAATTTVDLLDSQLVAPPKVDLAAADVLAFGADPTGRRDSADALDRAIAFARRAHLKVYVPPGTYQVNRHIIVDHVTIEGAGSWYTVFKGHQVDLSAPDAGGTSQPGGPGGGSVHTGVGFYGKDAAQGGSSDVHLSGFAIEGDVRERVDTDQVNGIGGALSDSTIEGLYIQHTKVGMWFDGPMSHLRISDNVIVDQIADGINFHTGVTDSRVSNNFLRNTGDDALAMWSEKTEDARDTFDHNTVQTPVLANGIALYGGTDNTVSDNLVADPIREGSGIQVGSRFGAEAFTGHLWITGNTTVRAGTYELNWNIGLGAIWFYALEKDIAADIEVTGDDFLDNTYNAIMLVSDFPVKDLYAITGVHFKDIRVDGTGTSVLSARSAGGATFENVDARNVGAVGVNNCGSFNFPATGSEFTVTDLGGNDGGGTTGPWLAPWELPNTITCDDRPPLVPPPGPTAW; this is translated from the coding sequence ATGGCCGCGGTAGTCGGGGTGTTGGCCGGCGGGCTGGCGAACGCCCTTGCCGGGCACGGGAGTCCGGGCGGCGCGGGCGGCGGGCGCGGCGGGCCGGGCGCGCCGGCCGTGACGCGGGCCGCGCTGGACCCCGCGCTGGTCGCCGGCCGCGGCGCGACCGTCGGCTTCAGCGAGCAGGAGGCCGAGCACGCCGCCACGAACGGCACGGTGATCGGCCCCGGCCGGGACGCCTACACGCTGCCCGCGGAGGCGTCGGGCCGCTCGGCGGTCACCCTGAAGCCGGGCCAGTACGTGGAGTTCACGCTGCCGGCCGCGGCCAACGCGATCACCGTCCGCTACAGCATCCCGGACGCGCCGGCCGGCGGCGGGCTCACCTCGCCGCTGAACGTCACCGTCGACGGTGCGGGCCGCCGCACGATGACGCTGACGTCGCAGTACGCCTGGCTGTACAACCTCTATCCGTTCTCCAACGACCCCACCGCCGACGTCTCGCACCCCGACTGGTGGGTCACCGAGTGCGGCTGCGTCCCGCAGGACACCACGCCGGCACCGGTGTTCGCCAAGCCGTTCCGGCCCAACCACTTCTACGACGAGCAGCGGCTCCTGCTCGGCCGCACCTACCGGGCCGGCGACAAGGTCCGGCTCACCGTCCCGGCCGGCGCCGCGACCACCACCGTCGACCTGCTCGACTCGCAGCTCGTCGCGCCGCCCAAGGTCGACCTGGCCGCCGCCGACGTCCTCGCGTTCGGGGCCGATCCGACCGGCCGCCGCGACTCCGCCGACGCCCTCGACCGGGCCATCGCCTTCGCCCGCCGCGCCCACCTCAAGGTCTACGTCCCGCCGGGCACGTACCAGGTGAACCGGCACATCATCGTGGACCACGTCACGATCGAGGGCGCCGGCAGCTGGTACACCGTCTTCAAGGGCCACCAGGTGGACCTGTCCGCGCCGGACGCTGGGGGCACCTCCCAGCCCGGAGGGCCTGGGGGAGGGTCGGTCCACACCGGTGTCGGGTTCTACGGCAAGGACGCGGCGCAGGGCGGCAGTTCGGACGTGCACCTGTCCGGCTTCGCCATCGAGGGCGACGTGCGTGAGCGCGTCGACACCGACCAGGTGAACGGGATCGGCGGCGCGCTCAGCGACTCGACGATCGAGGGGCTGTACATCCAGCACACCAAGGTCGGCATGTGGTTCGACGGCCCGATGTCGCACCTGCGGATCAGCGACAACGTGATCGTCGACCAGATCGCCGACGGCATCAACTTCCACACCGGCGTGACCGATTCGCGGGTGTCGAACAACTTCCTGCGCAACACCGGCGACGACGCGCTGGCCATGTGGTCGGAGAAGACCGAGGACGCGCGCGACACCTTCGACCACAACACCGTGCAGACACCGGTGCTCGCCAACGGCATCGCCCTGTACGGCGGCACCGACAACACCGTCTCCGACAACCTGGTCGCCGACCCGATCCGCGAGGGCAGCGGCATCCAGGTCGGCTCCCGGTTCGGCGCCGAGGCCTTCACCGGCCACCTGTGGATCACCGGCAACACCACGGTGCGCGCCGGCACCTACGAGCTGAACTGGAACATCGGGCTCGGCGCCATCTGGTTCTACGCGCTGGAGAAGGACATCGCCGCCGACATCGAGGTGACCGGCGACGACTTCCTCGACAACACCTACAACGCGATCATGCTGGTCTCCGACTTCCCGGTGAAGGACCTGTACGCGATCACCGGCGTCCACTTCAAGGACATCCGCGTCGACGGCACCGGCACCTCCGTGCTCAGCGCCCGCTCGGCCGGCGGCGCCACCTTCGAGAACGTCGACGCCCGCAACGTCGGCGCGGTCGGCGTCAACAACTGCGGATCGTTCAACTTCCCCGCCACCGGTTCGGAGTTCACCGTCACCGACCTCGGCGGCAACGACGGCGGCGGCACCACCGGCCCCTGGCTCGCCCCCTGGGAACTCCCCAACACCATCACCTGCGACGACCGCCCCCCACTCGTCCCCCCACCGGGTCCCACGGCGTGGTGA
- a CDS encoding M48 family metallopeptidase, with the protein MAATVRALRAFLLLAGFYLMGVLLLALIVGVDVLMVYEMVHGEFRLGELYVLAVSLMVTLPILDGMFILGRRRSGGGSDGYEVTRDAQPRLWAEIEEAARLAGTRAPDRVLLTGDVNASVSERTRLLGLVRGRRSLSLGVPLLAGLTVPRLRAVLAHEFGHYSHHDTRLIGPTMRGRVSILHTIEQFRLGAKDNGRTFAIVGNLYVRYGRMYMRASQSVARRQELAADRRAALTVGRATTANALREVPLLEAAFEFYVDRYATIGWDAELLPAAGEFYGGFGRLLAEPGRAEELAALREGLTPTGPDAGDGAGPGASGTGAGAGGAGAGAGADPRAGGGAGHVEPSPYDSHPPMAERVRLIEALPDDGVVDDPGAPAALTLLEGAGAAGEAGEAGAGGSAGAGPSAGIGSSAGATPVRTTPAVLAEVEAVTLTEKAAAMRRLPWDELAQSAGWSAATSAAEPLRRALFAVRPGAGGNLPTLVETLDAVDEGLLWTRIAPGMPVSRAAQQATGRAAREFARTGLLQGLDALVHLALAHGGRARWTLSWTGAPLRFALPSDVTAPALEATLTAAVADVPDTAPLRALLAPVLPAPAAPPAPAG; encoded by the coding sequence ATGGCTGCCACCGTGCGCGCGCTGCGCGCTTTCCTGCTGCTGGCCGGCTTCTACCTGATGGGCGTGCTGCTGCTGGCGCTGATCGTCGGCGTCGACGTGCTGATGGTCTACGAGATGGTGCACGGCGAGTTCCGGCTCGGCGAGTTGTACGTGCTGGCGGTGTCGCTGATGGTGACGCTGCCGATCCTTGACGGGATGTTCATACTCGGCCGCCGCCGATCGGGTGGCGGCAGCGACGGGTACGAGGTGACGCGGGACGCGCAGCCGCGGCTGTGGGCGGAGATCGAGGAGGCCGCGCGGCTGGCCGGCACCCGCGCCCCGGACCGGGTGCTGCTCACCGGCGACGTGAACGCGTCGGTCTCCGAACGCACCAGGCTGCTGGGCCTGGTCCGCGGCCGGCGCAGCCTCTCGCTGGGCGTGCCGCTGCTGGCCGGGCTGACCGTGCCGCGGCTGCGGGCCGTGCTGGCCCACGAGTTCGGGCACTACAGCCACCACGACACCCGGCTGATCGGGCCGACGATGCGCGGCCGCGTGTCGATCCTGCACACCATCGAGCAGTTCCGGCTCGGCGCGAAGGACAACGGGCGGACGTTCGCGATCGTCGGCAACCTCTACGTCCGCTACGGCCGGATGTACATGCGCGCCTCGCAGTCCGTGGCCCGCCGCCAGGAGTTGGCCGCGGACCGCCGCGCGGCGCTCACCGTGGGCCGCGCCACCACGGCGAACGCGCTGCGCGAAGTCCCGCTGCTGGAGGCGGCGTTCGAGTTCTACGTCGATCGGTACGCCACGATCGGCTGGGACGCCGAACTGCTCCCGGCGGCCGGCGAGTTCTACGGCGGCTTCGGCCGGCTGCTGGCCGAGCCGGGGCGCGCCGAGGAACTCGCGGCGCTGCGGGAGGGGTTGACGCCGACCGGGCCGGACGCCGGGGACGGCGCCGGGCCGGGCGCTTCGGGTACGGGCGCGGGTGCGGGCGGCGCGGGCGCGGGGGCCGGAGCCGATCCGCGGGCCGGCGGCGGCGCGGGGCACGTGGAGCCGTCGCCGTACGACTCGCACCCGCCGATGGCCGAACGGGTTCGGCTGATCGAGGCGCTGCCCGATGACGGCGTCGTGGACGACCCGGGCGCGCCGGCGGCGCTCACGCTGCTGGAGGGCGCGGGGGCGGCGGGCGAGGCGGGCGAGGCGGGCGCGGGGGGTTCGGCGGGGGCCGGTCCCTCGGCGGGGATCGGGTCATCGGCCGGCGCGACTCCGGTGCGGACGACGCCCGCGGTGCTCGCTGAGGTCGAGGCGGTGACGCTGACCGAGAAGGCCGCGGCGATGCGGCGGCTGCCGTGGGACGAACTGGCCCAGTCCGCCGGGTGGTCGGCGGCGACCTCGGCGGCGGAGCCGCTGCGGCGCGCGCTGTTCGCCGTGCGGCCGGGCGCGGGCGGCAACCTGCCCACGCTCGTCGAGACGCTCGACGCTGTCGACGAGGGCCTGCTGTGGACGCGGATCGCGCCGGGGATGCCGGTGTCGCGGGCCGCCCAGCAGGCCACGGGGCGCGCGGCCCGCGAGTTCGCCAGGACCGGGCTGCTCCAGGGGCTCGACGCGCTGGTCCACCTCGCGCTCGCGCACGGCGGCCGGGCCCGCTGGACCCTGTCGTGGACCGGCGCACCGCTGCGGTTCGCCCTGCCGTCCGACGTCACCGCCCCCGCGCTGGAGGCCACGCTCACCGCGGCGGTCGCCGACGTTCCCGACACCGCCCCGCTGCGCGCCCTGCTCGCACCGGTCCTGCCCGCACCGGCGGCGCCCCCGGCTCCCGCGGGCTGA
- a CDS encoding cystathionine gamma-synthase: MSDQHEQHGRNGDSGHRHFETLAIHAGQPADASTGAVVTPIYQVSTYKQDGVGGLRGGYEYSRSANPTRSALEQNLAALEGGSRGLAFASGLAAEDCLLRTVLAPGDHVVIPDDAYGGTFRLFAKVVERWGVTWSVADTSDVQAVRDAVRPQTKLIWVETPSNPLLGVTDIAALAGVARQSGVRLVVDNTFASPYLQQPLALGADVVVHSTTKYMGGHSDVVGGALVTSDAALGEELAYHQNAMGAVAGPFDAWLVMRGIKTLAVRMDRHSENAGRVAAMLAAHPRVTEVYYPGLDTHPGHEVAAKQMKAFGGMVSFRVEGGEEAAVAVCDRARLFTLGESLGGVESLIEHPGRMTHASVAGSALEVPADLVRLSVGIEAADDLLADLRQALG, encoded by the coding sequence ATGAGCGATCAGCACGAGCAGCACGGCCGGAACGGCGACAGCGGGCACCGGCACTTCGAGACCCTCGCGATCCACGCGGGCCAGCCGGCGGACGCCTCGACCGGGGCCGTGGTCACCCCGATCTACCAGGTGTCGACGTACAAGCAGGACGGGGTCGGCGGGCTGCGCGGCGGCTACGAGTACAGCCGGTCGGCGAACCCCACCCGCAGCGCGCTGGAGCAGAACCTGGCCGCGCTGGAGGGCGGCAGCCGGGGCCTGGCGTTCGCCTCGGGGCTGGCGGCCGAGGACTGCCTGCTGCGGACCGTGCTGGCGCCCGGCGACCACGTGGTGATCCCGGACGACGCCTACGGCGGCACCTTCCGGCTGTTCGCGAAGGTCGTCGAGCGCTGGGGCGTGACCTGGTCGGTGGCCGACACCTCGGACGTGCAGGCGGTGCGCGACGCGGTGCGGCCGCAGACCAAGCTGATCTGGGTGGAGACCCCCTCCAACCCGCTGCTCGGCGTGACCGACATCGCCGCGCTGGCCGGGGTGGCCCGCCAGTCCGGCGTGCGGCTGGTGGTGGACAACACCTTCGCCAGCCCCTACCTCCAGCAGCCGCTCGCGCTCGGCGCGGACGTGGTCGTGCACTCCACCACCAAGTACATGGGCGGCCACTCCGACGTGGTCGGCGGCGCGCTGGTCACCTCCGACGCGGCGCTCGGCGAGGAGCTGGCGTACCACCAGAACGCGATGGGCGCGGTCGCCGGGCCGTTCGACGCGTGGCTGGTGATGCGCGGGATCAAGACGCTCGCGGTGCGCATGGACCGGCACAGCGAGAACGCCGGCCGGGTCGCCGCGATGCTGGCCGCGCACCCGCGGGTCACCGAGGTCTACTACCCGGGCCTGGACACGCACCCCGGGCACGAGGTCGCGGCCAAGCAGATGAAGGCGTTCGGCGGCATGGTGTCCTTCCGCGTCGAGGGCGGCGAGGAGGCGGCCGTCGCGGTGTGCGACCGGGCCCGGCTGTTCACGCTCGGCGAGTCGCTCGGCGGCGTGGAGTCGCTGATCGAGCACCCCGGCCGGATGACCCACGCGTCGGTCGCCGGATCCGCGCTGGAGGTCCCCGCGGACCTGGTACGCCTGTCGGTCGGCATCGAGGCCGCGGACGACCTGCTGGCGGACCTGCGACAGGCGCTGGGGTAG
- a CDS encoding sigma factor-like helix-turn-helix DNA-binding protein, giving the protein MGRRRAEAELRRDAEFAAFTAGAGGRLLHAATLLTGDPAEAERLLTAVLARVYADWLRMRAEDPYEQARSELVRRFACRPWWRRPHGGALDRLSAQERLVVTMRFFEGIAEEQTAAQLGLPAERVHAIGARAAATLRSRPAPAPPAPAAAPAGAPAPAPAAAPALPPVRRAAVRARPAASPAATSPAPSAPSAPVTPSPAPGGAHRADAAAEAGPRAPARGAAP; this is encoded by the coding sequence GTGGGCAGACGCCGGGCCGAGGCCGAGCTCCGACGGGACGCCGAGTTCGCGGCGTTCACCGCGGGAGCGGGAGGGCGGCTGCTGCATGCCGCCACCCTGCTCACCGGAGACCCGGCCGAGGCCGAGCGCCTGCTGACCGCGGTACTCGCCCGGGTCTACGCCGACTGGCTGCGGATGCGCGCCGAGGACCCGTACGAGCAGGCCAGGAGCGAGCTGGTACGGCGGTTCGCCTGCCGGCCGTGGTGGCGCAGGCCGCACGGCGGCGCGCTGGATCGGCTCTCCGCCCAGGAGCGGCTCGTCGTCACGATGCGGTTCTTCGAGGGCATCGCCGAGGAGCAGACGGCGGCGCAGCTCGGGCTGCCCGCCGAGCGGGTGCACGCGATCGGCGCGCGGGCGGCGGCCACCCTGCGCTCCCGGCCCGCGCCCGCCCCACCCGCTCCCGCAGCCGCACCCGCCGGCGCTCCCGCACCCGCTCCCGCAGCCGCTCCTGCTCTGCCGCCGGTCCGCCGTGCCGCGGTTCGGGCCCGGCCGGCCGCGAGCCCCGCGGCCACGAGCCCGGCGCCCTCCGCGCCCTCCGCGCCGGTCACGCCCTCCCCGGCGCCCGGCGGGGCGCATCGGGCGGACGCCGCGGCGGAGGCGGGACCGCGCGCCCCCGCGCGAGGGGCGGCGCCGTGA
- a CDS encoding MarR family winged helix-turn-helix transcriptional regulator codes for MSNPPETSADLLESLQHQVALFARRAEQTRLGGVGKARNSMDRAAYLLLNRLDREGPMGVKALAEAMRIDSSTVTRQVAPLVDSGLVKRTSHPEDGRAVVLALSPRGRGRLEEVRDSRRRLMAQVTEGWTTQEREVFTELLVRFNAALAEWHAGTVRADAAAEGSAEVFDRSSARGPGQGSADDTADPADGPAAGAQGA; via the coding sequence ATGTCCAACCCTCCGGAGACCTCGGCAGATCTGCTTGAGAGCCTCCAGCACCAGGTCGCCCTCTTCGCGCGGCGCGCCGAACAGACGCGGCTCGGCGGCGTCGGCAAGGCGCGCAACTCGATGGACCGCGCCGCCTATCTGCTGCTCAACCGGCTCGACCGGGAGGGCCCGATGGGTGTCAAGGCGCTCGCCGAGGCGATGCGGATCGACTCCTCGACGGTGACCCGCCAGGTCGCGCCGCTGGTCGACTCGGGCCTGGTCAAACGCACCTCCCACCCCGAGGACGGGCGGGCCGTCGTGCTCGCGCTCTCCCCGCGCGGCCGCGGCCGGCTGGAGGAGGTGCGCGACTCGCGGCGCCGGCTGATGGCCCAGGTCACCGAGGGGTGGACCACGCAGGAGCGGGAGGTCTTCACCGAACTGCTGGTCCGCTTCAACGCCGCGCTGGCCGAGTGGCACGCGGGCACGGTCCGCGCGGACGCCGCCGCGGAGGGCTCGGCCGAGGTCTTCGACCGCAGCTCCGCCCGGGGCCCCGGCCAGGGCTCCGCCGACGACACGGCGGACCCCGCGGACGGTCCGGCCGCCGGCGCGCAGGGGGCTTGA
- the ilvA gene encoding threonine ammonia-lyase, giving the protein MDTSSSPSVTLDDVRGAHKMLSGVARVTGMEGSRHLSSLVGAPVHLKCENLQRTGSFKIRGAYVRIAGLRPEERAAGVVAASAGNHAQGVALAASLLGVRSTVFMPVGAPLPKVAATREYGAEVRLHGAVVDETLRAATAYAEETGAVFIHPFDHPDVIAGQGTVGLEILEQCPEVRTVVVGVGGGGLIAGLAVAVKELRPDVRIVGVQAAGAAAYPPSLAAGRPMALGTVATMADGIMVGRPGDVPFALVENLVDDIVTVSEDQLSRALLLCMERLKLVVEPAGASAVAALMADPGAFRGGGPVVAVLSGGNVDPLLLQRILRHGMSAAGRYLSLRLRLTDRPGALASLLGALSVADANVLDISHVRTDPRLGLAEAEVELHLETKGPEHCDAVRAALEDAGYAVIA; this is encoded by the coding sequence ATGGACACCTCGTCGTCCCCCTCCGTCACCCTCGATGACGTGCGCGGAGCGCACAAGATGCTCTCCGGGGTGGCCCGGGTGACCGGCATGGAGGGCTCCCGGCACCTGTCGTCGCTGGTCGGAGCACCGGTGCACCTGAAGTGCGAGAACCTCCAGCGGACCGGTTCGTTCAAGATCCGCGGGGCGTACGTGCGCATCGCCGGGCTGCGGCCCGAGGAGCGCGCCGCCGGCGTGGTCGCGGCGAGCGCCGGCAACCACGCGCAGGGCGTGGCGCTGGCCGCGTCGCTGCTCGGGGTGCGCTCCACGGTCTTCATGCCGGTCGGCGCGCCGCTGCCGAAGGTCGCCGCGACCCGCGAGTACGGCGCCGAGGTGCGGCTGCACGGCGCGGTGGTGGACGAGACGCTGCGCGCGGCGACCGCCTACGCCGAGGAGACCGGCGCGGTCTTCATCCACCCCTTCGACCACCCCGACGTGATCGCCGGGCAGGGCACGGTCGGGCTGGAGATCCTGGAGCAGTGCCCCGAGGTGCGCACCGTCGTGGTGGGCGTGGGCGGCGGCGGGCTGATCGCCGGGCTCGCCGTCGCGGTCAAGGAGCTGCGGCCGGACGTGCGGATCGTCGGCGTGCAGGCGGCGGGCGCGGCGGCGTACCCGCCCTCGCTGGCGGCCGGGCGGCCGATGGCGCTGGGCACGGTGGCCACGATGGCCGACGGGATCATGGTGGGCCGTCCGGGCGACGTGCCGTTCGCGCTGGTGGAAAACCTGGTGGACGACATCGTCACGGTGTCGGAGGATCAACTGTCCAGGGCGCTGCTGCTGTGCATGGAACGGCTGAAGCTGGTCGTGGAGCCGGCCGGGGCGAGCGCGGTGGCGGCGCTGATGGCCGACCCGGGCGCCTTCCGGGGCGGCGGGCCGGTGGTCGCGGTGCTGTCCGGCGGCAACGTCGACCCGCTGCTGCTCCAGCGCATCCTGCGGCACGGCATGTCGGCGGCCGGGCGGTACCTGTCGCTGCGGCTGCGGCTGACCGACCGGCCGGGGGCGCTGGCCTCGCTCCTGGGGGCGTTGTCAGTGGCCGACGCTAACGTGCTCGACATCAGCCACGTGCGGACCGACCCCCGGCTCGGACTGGCGGAGGCGGAGGTCGAACTGCACCTGGAGACGAAGGGGCCCGAGCACTGCGACGCGGTGCGGGCCGCGCTGGAGGACGCGGGCTACGCGGTGATCGCCTGA
- a CDS encoding ATP-binding cassette domain-containing protein has product MPGAIYAEGLVKTFGDVRALGGVDLDVPEGTVLGLLGPNGAGKTTAVRVLTTLLQPDSGTAVVAGIDVLRHPNEVRRHIGLSGQFAAVDEYLTGRENLRMVGRLYQLSAKQARVRADELLERFNLADAADRTAKTYSGGMRRRLDLAAALVVSPPVMFMDEPTTGLDPRNRQALWEVIQELVAGGTTLLLTTQYLEEADHLAHDICVIDHGLVIARGTSDQLKAQTGGERVEVVVHDTDRIDKAGRVLARHGQGDAKVDRHTRKITVPVTGGAKLLAEVIRELDAQGIEIDDIGLRRPTLDDVFISLTGHAAETPETTEGGDGGGDREDTSTAADAAGEEAVK; this is encoded by the coding sequence ATGCCGGGCGCCATCTACGCCGAGGGTCTGGTGAAGACCTTCGGCGATGTCAGGGCACTGGGGGGAGTGGACCTCGACGTGCCGGAGGGCACCGTCCTCGGTCTGCTCGGGCCCAACGGCGCGGGGAAGACCACCGCGGTGCGCGTCCTGACCACGCTGCTGCAACCCGACAGCGGCACCGCCGTCGTCGCGGGCATCGACGTGCTCAGGCACCCCAACGAGGTGCGTCGCCACATCGGCCTGTCCGGCCAGTTCGCGGCCGTCGACGAGTACCTCACCGGCCGCGAGAACCTCCGCATGGTCGGCCGGCTCTACCAGCTCAGCGCCAAGCAGGCCCGGGTCCGCGCCGACGAGCTGCTGGAGCGCTTCAACCTCGCCGACGCCGCCGACCGCACCGCCAAGACGTACTCCGGCGGCATGCGCAGGCGGCTCGACCTGGCCGCCGCGCTGGTGGTCAGCCCGCCGGTGATGTTCATGGACGAGCCCACCACCGGCCTGGACCCGCGCAACCGGCAGGCGCTGTGGGAGGTCATCCAGGAGCTGGTGGCCGGCGGCACCACGCTGCTGCTGACCACGCAGTATCTGGAGGAGGCCGACCACCTGGCGCACGACATCTGCGTCATCGACCACGGCCTGGTCATCGCCCGCGGCACCTCCGACCAGCTCAAGGCGCAGACCGGCGGCGAGCGCGTCGAGGTCGTGGTGCACGACACCGACCGGATCGACAAGGCCGGCCGGGTGCTGGCCCGGCACGGCCAGGGCGACGCCAAGGTCGACCGGCACACCCGCAAGATCACCGTCCCGGTCACCGGCGGCGCCAAGCTGCTCGCCGAGGTGATCAGGGAACTGGACGCGCAGGGCATCGAGATCGACGACATCGGCCTGCGCCGCCCCACCCTGGACGACGTCTTCATCTCGCTGACCGGCCACGCCGCCGAGACCCCGGAGACCACCGAGGGCGGCGACGGCGGCGGCGACCGCGAGGACACGAGCACGGCCGCCGACGCGGCCGGTGAGGAGGCCGTGAAGTGA